GAAGAGCAAAAATAAACGGAAAGATAAAAAAAGTTAGAGTTTGCACTAAGTGTCTCAGAAAGCTCGAAGTTGTTTAGATATTGAGGCAAATAATATACTTAATTAAAAAAGATATTTTACTTGAATTTAGGACAAAAGAAATAACTATTCCTTACTTACTTTTTTCACTTTTGCTTCTTTTTCTCTTAGGCTTCGGAGTTGAAAGGATTTTTGATCTGAGGCTTTTTTCTTTTTTTTACTTTTTATCTTTTATGTTTGCAGGTATACTCGGTTTTGAAAGAGTAATTGCCTTAGAATTTGAAACAGGGGGAATTTATTCGCTCATTACTTTTCCAATTCCAAGAAATTACATTTTTATTTCTAAAGTACTCTCAATGTTTTTATTCTTATTTTTAACTGGATTAATCTTAATGATAATTTTTTCAGTTTTTCTAAATGTTACCTTTCCACCACTTTTTCCATTCTTAGTTATTATCCTCTTGTTTTCCTTTGGTTTTTCCGTTCTTGGCATAATGCTCTCTTTTTTAACTTTTGCCTCGAAAGCAAGAGAGTTTTTACTTCCAATTGTCCTAATCCCCCTTTTTATTCCACCCTTTGTATCTGCCACTTTCGCCCTAAATAAACTCCTTGAAGAGAACTTTTTAAATCTAAACTACATTTTCTTTTTGATCTTTTTTGATATACTTTACTTTTTAATTTCTGATCTTCTTTTTGAGTATGTGATTTTAGAATGAAATTAAAAAGTGGAATTAAAAGTATGACTGGTGCAACTAGTGTATCTATAAAAGAATCTGGAATTTACTGTAAAGCAGAAATAATTTCCCTTAATTCTAAAGGTTCTGAATTTAAAGTCTTTATAAATCCAGAAATTCCAGGAATTGAAGTTAAAGTTAGAGAGTTTCTGAATAAGTATCTTAAAGATGGGAAGTTTATAATTAAGATAAATTTTGTTGATACCGGTTTTAAATTAAAAATTAATACAAAACTCTTTAAA
The genomic region above belongs to Candidatus Hydrothermales bacterium and contains:
- a CDS encoding heme exporter protein CcmB gives rise to the protein MRQIIYLIKKDILLEFRTKEITIPYLLFSLLLLFLLGFGVERIFDLRLFSFFYFLSFMFAGILGFERVIALEFETGGIYSLITFPIPRNYIFISKVLSMFLFLFLTGLILMIIFSVFLNVTFPPLFPFLVIILLFSFGFSVLGIMLSFLTFASKAREFLLPIVLIPLFIPPFVSATFALNKLLEENFLNLNYIFFLIFFDILYFLISDLLFEYVILE